In Candidatus Delongbacteria bacterium, a single window of DNA contains:
- the folP gene encoding dihydropteroate synthase gives MARPLDALLRRLREPGRGPLLMGIVNLTPDSFSDGGRWQEPGRALDQVRALVAAGAEIVDLGGESTRPGAAPVDEAEELARVEPVLRALPADLPAWLSIDTQRRSVAAVAQAAGAVLVNDVSAGGRDPELLPWVVSQPLAYVLMHMRGRPAGMQEAPRYENVALEVAEFLRSRAADLSARGLPRERILLDPGIGFGKRLEDNRALLRTLAGLRELGHPLLLGASRKSFIGQLEETAGQPASPPDERLGGSLAAALWAAAQGVHVLRVHDVAQTRQALQVWRWLEDPAWK, from the coding sequence ATGGCCCGCCCGCTGGACGCCCTGCTGCGCCGCCTGCGCGAGCCCGGCCGCGGGCCCCTGCTGATGGGCATCGTCAACCTGACGCCGGATTCCTTCAGCGACGGCGGCCGCTGGCAGGAGCCCGGCCGGGCCCTGGACCAGGTGCGCGCGCTGGTGGCGGCGGGAGCCGAGATCGTGGATCTGGGCGGCGAATCCACCCGGCCCGGCGCCGCGCCGGTGGACGAGGCCGAGGAGCTGGCCCGGGTCGAACCCGTGCTGCGCGCCCTGCCCGCAGACCTGCCGGCCTGGCTCTCCATCGACACCCAGCGCCGGAGCGTGGCGGCCGTCGCCCAGGCAGCCGGCGCCGTGCTGGTCAACGACGTGAGCGCCGGAGGGCGGGATCCGGAGCTGCTGCCCTGGGTGGTCAGCCAGCCGCTGGCCTATGTGCTGATGCACATGCGCGGCCGACCCGCCGGCATGCAGGAGGCCCCGCGCTACGAGAACGTGGCGTTGGAGGTGGCGGAGTTCCTGCGCTCGCGGGCCGCCGACCTGTCCGCCCGCGGCCTGCCCCGGGAGCGCATCCTGCTGGATCCGGGGATCGGCTTCGGCAAGCGCCTGGAGGACAATCGCGCCCTGCTGCGCACCCTGGCCGGCCTGCGCGAACTGGGCCACCCGCTGCTGCTGGGCGCTTCGCGCAAGAGCTTCATCGGTCAGCTGGAGGAGACCGCCGGCCAGCCCGCCTCCCCGCCGGACGAGCGCCTGGGCGGCTCGCTGGCCGCCGCCCTCTGGGCCGCCGCGCAGGGCGTCCACGTGCTGCGCGTCCACGACGTGGCGCAGACGCGCCAGGCCCTGCAGGTCTGGCGCTGGCTGGAGGATCCGGCATGGAAGTGA
- the rimI gene encoding ribosomal protein S18-alanine N-acetyltransferase: MEVIRLEERHLREMEALEQLCFPQDPWPGDLLASALGGEGVLALGLCREGRLWGAALGRLAADEAELHSIAVHPARQGEGWGRRLLLEFLAEVRARQGRVVWLEVRASNEPALRLYHRAGFTATGRRPRYYSDGEDALLFCLKLDNDID, translated from the coding sequence ATGGAAGTGATTCGCCTGGAGGAGCGCCACCTGCGGGAGATGGAGGCTCTGGAGCAACTCTGCTTTCCCCAGGATCCCTGGCCCGGCGACCTGCTGGCCTCGGCCCTGGGCGGCGAGGGCGTGCTGGCGCTGGGCCTGTGCCGGGAGGGCCGACTCTGGGGCGCGGCCCTGGGCCGGCTGGCGGCGGACGAGGCCGAACTGCACTCCATCGCCGTGCATCCCGCCCGCCAGGGCGAGGGCTGGGGCCGGCGCCTGCTGCTGGAGTTCCTGGCCGAGGTGCGCGCCCGGCAGGGCCGCGTGGTCTGGCTGGAGGTGCGCGCCTCCAACGAGCCGGCGCTGCGCCTCTACCACCGCGCGGGCTTCACGGCCACCGGGCGCCGCCCGCGCTACTATTCCGACGGCGAGGACGCGCTGTTGTTTTGTTTGAAGCTGGACAACGACATAGACTGA